From Caldisalinibacter kiritimatiensis:
CAATAACATAAGATGGTTTGGTTGGAAGCTTCATATTTTATGTGATTCTAAAAGTGAACTACCATTAGATATACTAGTAACCCCAGCAAGTACCTATGATGGTACTGTTGCTATATCTTTAATAAAGCAATTTCTAAATAACTATAAAGATACTTTTAAGCCAACTTATTATGCTATGGATTCTGGCTATGACCTTGAGTATGTTTATCAAGATATAATAAATGATTTTAAAGGTATCCCAATAATCGCATATAATCCTAGAGGAAGCTATGCACCACCTATGGGATTAGATGAAGACTTTAATCCCATCTATTCCGCAGGATATAAACTAGTATATTGGGGAAAAGATGGAGATTATC
This genomic window contains:
- a CDS encoding transposase, which produces GEHVSIDSIKLDSYEAAKPKKSISNDGTNPNWGMKRDTNGNNIRWFGWKLHILCDSKSELPLDILVTPASTYDGTVAISLIKQFLNNYKDTFKPTYYAMDSGYDLEYVYQDIINDFKGIPIIAYNPRGSYAPPMGLDEDFNPIYSAGYKLVYWGKDGDYLKFRCPHALGKCNCPHGMNWCSSSNYGYTLKYNWKENPRHW